The genomic interval GTCAGCAGGGTGACGCGCGGGACGACGCCCGTGAATTTCCCGGCCCCGTCGACCACCACGAGGGGGCTGAGGTGCTGGGCCGACGGCGCGAAGAGCTCGGCGATCGGGGTGTCCTCGCGGACGACGGGCATCTCGTGGACCTGGGACCAGGGCAGGTCCTCGCGTCCGTCGCTCACGGCGTCGGCGACGTCGTCCTCCCAGAGCACGCCGGCCGGCGTGTGGTCGCGGTTGAGCACCACGAGCCACGGGTTCTGGGTCTCCCGCATGAGCTTGTGCGCGGTGCGCGGACCCTGGGCGGCTCCGAGCACCTCGGCGGGCTTCTCGAGGATCGCGCCGGCGGTCAGCACGCGGCTGCGGTCGACGTCCTGGATGAACTTCGCGACGTAGTCGTTCGCGGGCTCGTTGAGGATCTCCTCGCTCGTGCCCACCTGGACGATGCGGCCGTCGCGCATCATCGCGATCCGGTCGCCGATGCGCATGGCCTCGTTGAGGTCGTGGGTGATGAACAGGATCGTCTTCTCGAGGCGCTGCTGGAGGTCGACGAGCTGGTCCTGCATGTCGCGGCGGATCAGCGGGTCGAGGGCACTGAAGGCCTCGTCCATGAGCAGGATGTCGGTGCCGGCGGCGAGGGCGCGGGCCAGGCCCACGCGCTGTTGCATGCCGCCGGAGAGCGCCGAGGGGCTGAAGCCGCCCCAGCCCTCGAGGCCCACCATCTGCAGAGCCTGCTCCGCCTTCTTCTCCCGATCGGCGCGGTTCACGCCGCTGACCTCGAGCCCGTACGCGGCGTTCTCGCCCACGGTCCGGTGGGGCAGCAGGGCGAAGTGCTGGAAGACCATGGAGATCCGCCGGCGCCGCACCTCGCGCTCCTGCTTCGCGGACATCGTGAACAGGTTCTCGCCGCCGATCTCGAGGCTTCCGGCGGTCGCGGGCAGGAGCCCGTTGACCATGCGGATGAGCGTGGACTTGCCCGAGCCGGACAGGCCCATGACCACGAAGATCTCACCGGGCTCGACCTCGAAGGAGGCGTCGATGACGGCGGCCGTGAGGCCGTCCTCGCGCAGCTCGTCGCGGGTGCTCCCGCGGCGCAGCGCATCGACGCCCCGCTGCGGGCGGCGCCCGAACACTTTGAAGAGACCGTCGGCTGAGATGACGGGCACTATCGACTCCCTCGTGTAGACGTCCGGCGGGCGGTCAGGGGCAGGCAGAACGCTCCGGAACCGCGGTTCTGCGAGCGCTCGAGGCGATTCCTCCGCCATCTCGAGCGCGCGAATGACGATTCTTCGATGCTGCGGCCGACCCTGACCCGACGTCCCATACTGGTCGGCTGACCTGCGGTTCTCAACCTCGGAACACCCAGGAACGCACGTCGCGCCCGATTTCCGGCGGATCCGGGTGCTGTGTCCGCAGATTTCGGACCGCGAATCCGACCCCCTCCCGGAACGCGCCCTGACCAGCACCGGCGCGGCTTTTTCGCGCATTCTCGGAGGGCGCTCTCCGAGCGCACTCATCACATTTGTGTCACGATCTCGAATCCGCCTCTGCACTTGCGGTCCGCGCGGGGGTCCCGGACGCTGGAGACCGGGGCCCGATCCGTCGGACCCC from Brachybacterium kimchii carries:
- a CDS encoding quaternary amine ABC transporter ATP-binding protein, whose translation is MPVISADGLFKVFGRRPQRGVDALRRGSTRDELREDGLTAAVIDASFEVEPGEIFVVMGLSGSGKSTLIRMVNGLLPATAGSLEIGGENLFTMSAKQEREVRRRRISMVFQHFALLPHRTVGENAAYGLEVSGVNRADREKKAEQALQMVGLEGWGGFSPSALSGGMQQRVGLARALAAGTDILLMDEAFSALDPLIRRDMQDQLVDLQQRLEKTILFITHDLNEAMRIGDRIAMMRDGRIVQVGTSEEILNEPANDYVAKFIQDVDRSRVLTAGAILEKPAEVLGAAQGPRTAHKLMRETQNPWLVVLNRDHTPAGVLWEDDVADAVSDGREDLPWSQVHEMPVVREDTPIAELFAPSAQHLSPLVVVDGAGKFTGVVPRVTLLTAAGVANDEHRGSPSEPPSPPDPTGESGRPDAPAAAVASDRRTISSATLGDAADRASRSAHDTTEHQGGEAR